The genomic region TCATTTTCCTTGGCCCTCAATTGCAGGTGATGCATTGGAATCGCGGGGCGGAACGGCTGACAGGCATCAACGGTTCCAGCATGCTCGAGCGGCTCTTTGTTCCCAGCCTGGTGAACCTGCGCGACGAACACGGCCGGAGAATTGCCGACGAGCAATGTCCCGTGGCGCAGGCCATGCACAGCGGCGTGCAGTCGTTACGGCGGCTATTGGTTCGCGGTCGTGGTGGTCGCGATTTGCCCGTCGACATGCACATGATTCCCATCGTGGGCCCTGACGGCGCGACGCAAGGCGTGACGATCCTCTTGCACGATGCTTCTGGAGAAGCGTCGCTGGAAGATCGTTGTCAACATCTATACCAACAAGCCATTCGCGATCCGCTGACGCAATTGGCCAACCGCGCCGAATTCGATCGCGCGCACGCCTTGTTTGTCGAAGCCCACCGCGAACGTCAACTACCTTGCAGCTTAATCATCTGCGATATCGACCGCTTCAAGCAAATCAACGACACCTTCGGCCATTTGGCCGGCGATGAAATCATCAAAAGCTTTGCGCAACTTTTGAAAAGCGCTTGTCACCCCGGCGATTTGGTGGCCCGCTTCGGCGGGGAGGAGTTCGTCATGCTCTGCGCCGATTGCAATAATGCTTCGGCCGCGTCACGCGCCGAACAAGTGCGGCGGGCTTTCAGCGAATTATCGCATCCTGAAATCGGCGGAAAGCCCTGCTTTGCCAGTTTCGGCGTGACCGAACTTCAAGCGGGCGATACCGCCCAAACCATGCTCCATCGCGCCGACCGCGCGCTCCTGACGGCCAAAGAAGCGGGTCGCAATTTGGTGGTTCAACTTGGCAGCGGATGGAGCAGCGAACCTACTGAGACGCGCCGCCGGTGGCGGTTTTGGCGCAAAGCCACCACCGGACCCTTGCTCGAAAAATGCCTCGTTACCAACGTGCCGCTGGACATCACCGTGGAAAAACTCCGCGGATTTGTGTCCGACCAGCAAGGTCAGGTCACGTCTATCGAAAACGAGCGGGTGGAATTGGTTTTGCAATCTGGAATGTTAGCGCCGGCCCGACGGCGAGCGGATCGTTCGGTGCCGCTGGTCGTGGAGTTGAAATTTGCTCGCGAAACCAGGCAGCCTGACTGCGAATTTGCCGGGCGAATCTTGGACCTGCCGCCGCAAACTAATATCGAAGTGATTATCAGAACCTGGCGCGGACGTGATCGTCGCTATGCCGCCGCTCTGGACCAGGCCCGGCGCGCGCTGGTCAGTTTGCGATCTTACCTGATGGCCAACGATGCCGGCGAACTTTCCGACAGTGCTGTCAGGAAGATTTTAGATGCGCTGCCGCAAGACATTGACGATTCGCCAACACAGCACGAAGCTGTCGTATCGATGCGGGACCAAGCCGCAACAAACCCTCGCTAAAGTCTTTAGCTTTGTGCGGCAGATCGGGCAATTCCCGGATCAAAACCTTCTTCGTGGTTTAGCAGGAACGCTGCTGCGAAACCCATCTCAAATCCGTTCTGAAATCGGGGCTCTATTTGCTTCCAGCCGATTGCGGGTCCAGCATCAATCGAGTATGCTGCGCAAAGATTGTCTTCTGTTTAACCAACGCGCGTGGTTTTGTTTCACGATCGCTGGCTGCTTTCGCAACACACGGAAAAGGAGATTACGCCATGGCATACACATTACCTCCCCTGCCTTATGCCTTCGACGCTTTGGAACCGTCCATCGATGCTAAAACAATGGAAATTCATCACGATAAGCATCACGCCGCTTATGTCAACAATTTGAACAAGGCGCTGGAAGGAAACGATTTGGGCAACCAGCCGGTCGAACTGCTCATCGCCAGTCTCGACAAGGTGCCCGAGGGAATTCGCACGGCGGTGCGCAATAACGGCGGTGGTCATGCGAATCATTCGATGTTCTGGCTGCTCATGGGCAAAGGCAAAGGAGGCCAACCCAAAGGCGACCTGGCCGAAGCCATTCAGAAAGATCTGATGGGCTGGGATCATTTCAAGGAGGCGTTTACGAAGGCCGCCACCACGCGCTTCGGCAGCGGCTGGGCCTGGCTGACCGTCGACAGCAAGACGGGCAAATTGGCCATTGAAAGCACGCCCAATCAAGATAGCCCCTTAATGGGCGCCGCCGCCAATGCCAGCGGTAACAAGCCAATTTTCGGCCTGGACGTGTGGGAACACGCTTATTATCTGAAGTACCAGAATCGTCGCCCGGAATATATTGACGCATTTTGGAATGTAGTCGATTGGGATGCTGTCGCCAAAAACTACGCTGCGGCGAAAAAAAGCTGAAACGGTCGTCTGTCTCGCACCCATTGGGGTTGCCGTCCGAATTGCCGCAGTCAGTGCTGCGATAGCACAAAGTTCGTTCAATCTGCCGTTGACCGTTGTGGGGGGGATGCTAGAATCCGTCCCTCGCCGTCCCAGCCAGAGGCGCATGCTAGCGAGCGAACGTCGCAGTTTGTGTTGATTGCGTGGAGTTTGTCCGTGGCCGTTGCCGAAGCTGAATAAATAGGACGGCAAGGGACGAACGCCGCCGGACGGTCACTTCAAACAAATCTTTTCAGTTTCACATCCTCAGGGAAAGAGGATTCCGCCGGTCAGCGCATTTCGACAGGGAAGTCGGAAACTGCCGGACGTGGACTCTAGTGCCCTGACCAAGTTAAAGGGTGCTTCCTGCCATGCGTGCCACATCAGGCCGGATCGTGGTGGTTGGGTTGTTAATGATCGGTGTAAGCGGCTGCTCAAGCGGTCCAAGCTGGAGCTCGTTGGCCTGGTGGCGCAAAAAGCCCGATGCCGCCGTTGCCGGTGGTGATGCTCCCAAATTTAACGCCACGGCGGCAGCGTTGCCCAGCGCGAATCAAAATCCTAACAATTCCTTGGCGGGTATTGCCAAACCTGCGGCTGTTGGTGCTACGCCAGTCGCTGCTACAGCGGTTGCCACGAATCCAGCGGCGATCAATCCCGGCGGCGCCGCTGGCCTGAGCGGTTACGGCGCCGCGCCGGCTGGTTATCAAAGCGCCATCTATCCAACGACACCGTATCCACCGGCGAAGCTGGGCGGCGCCGCGCCTGCTGTCGGCGCGCCAAGTGCTTGGAGCAACAGTGCGGTGAACCCCGGCCCTCCCGTGGGCTATGGTGTGGCAAGCGCCGTGCCAGGCGGATATACCACTGGAGCTGCAGCCCCTACTTCGCCCAGTTACGGCCCGACGGCTGGAGTTGCAAATTCCGGCGCCGTCAACCCCGCGACCGCTATGGCCAGCGTGCCCGCTTACCGGACCACTCCTGGCGCCGCAACGGCTGCTACATCGGCCAGCGCCGGCCAACCGCAATCAGGTTTTTATAATCCCACATACGACGGCGGTGGTTCAGCCAGCCGCTATGTATCGGGCGCTGCAATTCCTGCCTCGCAATCGGCGATGCCAACTGCCGGTGCACCTGCGAATGAATCAATGCAGGATTATCGAACTGCAGATGCCCGCAGCGCGATGGCCCCCGCCGTTCCACCCGCCACTGCAGCCGCTCCGACTACGAATACAACAATGGCCGCCGCGTCCACGACGTCGGCGGACGATCGTTACTCTGGCGTCGCAAATGGTGCGAGCAATGCCGCCGGCAACTTCGCGCCGCCGGCTGATCGCTACTCTGCTCCGTCAGCCGCTCCGGCTGCAGGCGGCAGTTCGTACCCCGCTGGCGGCGATCGTTACTCTCAACCCGCCGGAGAAAATCAACCGGCTGCCACAGGATATAATCAAGGCAACACTGGATACCAACCAGGCGCATCGGCCAATCCCCCCGTTGGCAACACAGGATACAATCCGCCCAACGTATACTCCCCATCTGCCGTGACGGGCAATTCAGGCAGCAGCACGGAATATCGCCCCGGCGGGACCAGCAATTACATTTCGCCCACGGGAACAACGGTTCAACCCGCCTCGGGCAGCAGCGCTCCGGCTGACAACCACTCGCAAAATGGCAGCGTGACGCCGGCCAGTTTTCAGTCGGCCCAGAGCAGCCCAGCGCCGTCGAACGTGGCGTTGGCGTCGGCTTCGTCTCCTGCTTCTTCCAACGGCGAAGTATACGGTGCTTATCAAGGCGCGGGCTCCAACGGCGAAGCTGCTCAGCCGGCCTACAGTTCGCCCAACCCGACAGCCGCCACACCCGCTTTATTGCCGGCCCACGCTGCTTGGTGAGAATCATCTTGCGATAGACGCCATTTATTTCTCCACCGCTGACGGTCGACCGCCACGGGCTGCTGTGGCGGCACGGTTTGGCCGGCAACTTCTTGACCCCCGATTGGCCCCGGTCTACCTTGAGGCTAATTCGCGACTTGTCTCGATTCTGAATTGCAGTTCGGGGAAAGCAAGATCGCAGGTTGCCAGTATTTACAGCCGGAAGTTATGCGTGGCATGGCGTTGAAATTTGAGCCGGTCGCTCTGTTTGCGATGGTTGTCGGCCATTGTCTATCGACCCAGGCGGCCGACGAGGCGAAAACACTCACACTCAACTATCGAGGCAAAGTACATCTGAGCGTGGACAAGGCTGCCGATCAAAACGGAGTCATGTTTACCATAACGGGCTTGAGCGGCATCGCCTACGGGTTCGACAATCATTATGTGTCGGTGATGGATAACTCCAACCATCTGGTGTTTCTGAAAGTCACGTTCAAGGATGACGGCACGATCGACCAATTTGCGGTGACCGGCGGCCACACGGTGCCCACCAGCCGCGATTACGAGGGCATCGCTTACACCGGCCAGGAGCGCAACAGCGTATTCCTCAGCAACGAAGCCACTCCGCCGCCGCCGGCGCTATACGAATACAGTTTGGATAAATCGGCCACGTTGCTGCAAACCGTCAAGATGCCTCCGGTGTTCATCACGCAGGTCGATAACCGGGGGCTGGAATCGCTCACCCGCCGCGCCGATGGCAAGGAAATCTGGACGGCCAACGAAGAAGCGCTGACCGCCGATGGAGTGCCTTCCACCACGACGGCCGGCAGCGTGGTGCGGCTGGTGCGTTTCGCGGTGAATGGCAACACATTGACGCCGGCCGAAGAATACGCCTACGTTTTGGAGCCCATTCACGCCGGAGTGGGCGCCCCTTTTTGCAGTGGATTGAGCGACTTGACCGTCCTGCCCGATGGCACCCTGCTTACGCTGGAGCGATCGGCCATTGAAGGCATCCCAACTTTCGAAACGCGCATTTTCCAGGTCGATTTCGGCGGCGCTACCGACGTGAGCCAAGGGGCTTTGGCTCAGGGACTCAAGGGCCAAAGCTACAAACCCGTGACAAAGAAATTGTTGTTTTCCAGCACATCCATCGGCGAGAATTTGGAAGGCCTGTGCTTGGGGCCAAAATTGCCCAACGGCAACAGCGTTTTATTGGGCGTGGTTGATAATGGTGATCCCGTCAGCAAAAACACGCTGGTCTCGTTTGAATTGGTCGATCCGGCGCCGTTGCCGATGGAAATCATCTATGCTGCCGGCGGCGGCGCGGCATTGCTATTGTTGCTCCTAGCCGCTCTCAAATTTCGACGCGCCAATGCCAGGTAAGCATTTAATTTGGCTACATTCAATGGAATGATCGAGCAAGCAATTAGCTCTTACCAGCCCATCACCATGTTCGATTCGATCACTTTTCGGGCCCGATCTAAATCTTCACCCGTTTCGTGCATGTAAATGCGGATGGCGTGCACTTTG from Pirellulales bacterium harbors:
- a CDS encoding superoxide dismutase translates to MAYTLPPLPYAFDALEPSIDAKTMEIHHDKHHAAYVNNLNKALEGNDLGNQPVELLIASLDKVPEGIRTAVRNNGGGHANHSMFWLLMGKGKGGQPKGDLAEAIQKDLMGWDHFKEAFTKAATTRFGSGWAWLTVDSKTGKLAIESTPNQDSPLMGAAANASGNKPIFGLDVWEHAYYLKYQNRRPEYIDAFWNVVDWDAVAKNYAAAKKS
- a CDS encoding diguanylate cyclase, translated to IFLGPQLQVMHWNRGAERLTGINGSSMLERLFVPSLVNLRDEHGRRIADEQCPVAQAMHSGVQSLRRLLVRGRGGRDLPVDMHMIPIVGPDGATQGVTILLHDASGEASLEDRCQHLYQQAIRDPLTQLANRAEFDRAHALFVEAHRERQLPCSLIICDIDRFKQINDTFGHLAGDEIIKSFAQLLKSACHPGDLVARFGGEEFVMLCADCNNASAASRAEQVRRAFSELSHPEIGGKPCFASFGVTELQAGDTAQTMLHRADRALLTAKEAGRNLVVQLGSGWSSEPTETRRRWRFWRKATTGPLLEKCLVTNVPLDITVEKLRGFVSDQQGQVTSIENERVELVLQSGMLAPARRRADRSVPLVVELKFARETRQPDCEFAGRILDLPPQTNIEVIIRTWRGRDRRYAAALDQARRALVSLRSYLMANDAGELSDSAVRKILDALPQDIDDSPTQHEAVVSMRDQAATNPR
- a CDS encoding esterase-like activity of phytase family protein, producing the protein MALKFEPVALFAMVVGHCLSTQAADEAKTLTLNYRGKVHLSVDKAADQNGVMFTITGLSGIAYGFDNHYVSVMDNSNHLVFLKVTFKDDGTIDQFAVTGGHTVPTSRDYEGIAYTGQERNSVFLSNEATPPPPALYEYSLDKSATLLQTVKMPPVFITQVDNRGLESLTRRADGKEIWTANEEALTADGVPSTTTAGSVVRLVRFAVNGNTLTPAEEYAYVLEPIHAGVGAPFCSGLSDLTVLPDGTLLTLERSAIEGIPTFETRIFQVDFGGATDVSQGALAQGLKGQSYKPVTKKLLFSSTSIGENLEGLCLGPKLPNGNSVLLGVVDNGDPVSKNTLVSFELVDPAPLPMEIIYAAGGGAALLLLLLAALKFRRANAR